A genomic segment from Chitinophaga flava encodes:
- a CDS encoding anhydro-N-acetylmuramic acid kinase, whose product MVYNVIGTMSGSSLDGLDIVFAELTEIRGQWSYVIKASESLPYEPEWVEKLASATTLPAREYLLLHTAYGHYTGKRILSFIEKNELDHKVHFIASHGHTTFHIPGSKMTAQLGDGAAITAVTGLPVITDLRAVDVAMGGQGAPIVPIGEKYLLGGYQFWLNLGGIANISAQLPEGFVAFDVCPANRVLNELAAMLNKPYDEGGALAAGGVTDAALMEQLNALSYYQQPSPKSLANEFGTDTVLPMINALRISVQGKLRTYTEHIAVQIAKAVETLKAKMPEGPAQLLVTGGGAFNTFLVENIRQQLAPLGVEVVVPDEQTVAFKEALIMALIGTLRWRQEVNVLSSVTGAERDTINGALWISH is encoded by the coding sequence ATGGTATATAACGTAATAGGTACCATGTCCGGTAGTTCGCTGGATGGACTGGATATTGTTTTCGCCGAGCTGACGGAGATCAGGGGGCAATGGTCTTATGTTATCAAGGCATCTGAAAGCCTGCCTTACGAACCGGAATGGGTAGAGAAACTGGCGTCGGCCACTACACTTCCTGCCAGGGAATACCTGCTGTTGCATACTGCCTATGGGCATTACACCGGAAAGCGTATTCTGTCTTTTATCGAGAAGAATGAACTGGATCATAAAGTACATTTTATCGCCTCACATGGCCATACCACTTTTCATATACCAGGTAGTAAAATGACGGCTCAACTGGGCGATGGCGCAGCTATTACAGCGGTGACCGGCTTGCCGGTGATCACCGACCTGCGCGCAGTAGACGTAGCAATGGGTGGTCAGGGTGCTCCGATTGTACCAATAGGCGAAAAATATCTGTTGGGTGGTTATCAGTTCTGGCTCAACCTGGGCGGTATTGCCAATATTTCTGCTCAGCTGCCGGAAGGTTTTGTGGCATTCGATGTTTGCCCGGCCAACCGTGTGCTCAATGAGCTGGCAGCCATGCTCAACAAACCTTATGATGAAGGTGGTGCGCTGGCAGCCGGCGGCGTAACAGACGCGGCGTTGATGGAACAGCTGAATGCATTGTCTTATTATCAGCAGCCATCGCCTAAATCACTGGCGAATGAGTTTGGCACTGATACTGTGTTGCCGATGATCAACGCACTGCGTATATCCGTACAGGGTAAACTGCGCACGTATACAGAACATATCGCCGTGCAGATCGCGAAAGCGGTGGAAACGCTGAAGGCCAAAATGCCGGAAGGCCCTGCCCAACTGCTGGTTACCGGCGGTGGTGCCTTTAATACTTTTCTGGTAGAGAATATTCGTCAACAACTGGCCCCGCTGGGTGTTGAAGTAGTTGTGCCCGATGAGCAGACAGTGGCGTTTAAGGAAGCTTTGATCATGGCGCTGATCGGAACATTAAGATGGAGACAGGAAGTGAATGTGTTGTCTTCCGTGACAGGTGCAGAGCGAGATACCATCAATGGTGCGCTGTGGATCAGTCATTAA
- a CDS encoding YfbK domain-containing protein — MQKYLSLLLLNCLLVLQAAGQLRVITGNVLRNDNNTAIPNAVVRVQGTDYMAATDTKGHFSLKAPAGALILEAIAASYKNAVMNITATQNTVTFKMQPLQVTPKPEQEVMVSRDDKAIMMEPASPTPLAGRVAGVAATQHYYKRRMTNSVKMAYPAPQGNFNTEDYSPINENIFHAVTEQPLSTFSIDVDRASYSNVRRFLNQGQMPPADAVRVEEMINYFDYHYKAPVNNDPVSIYTDMSICPWNTSHQLVRIALKGKQVDARELPPSNLVFLLDVSGSMDEDNKLPLVKRAFAALVQQLRPQDKVAIVVYAGAAGVVLPSTSGQDKKKILEALESLQAGGSTAGGEGIQLAYKIAAENRHANSNNRVILATDGDFNVGPSSDGELQRIIEKERQQGIFLSVLGFGMGNYKDNKLELLADKGNGNYAYIDNFEEARRTFVTEFGGTLFTIAKDVKLQIEFNPAFVQSYRLVGYENRMLQNEDFNNDKKDAGDMGVGHTVTALYEIIPVAGKDQEGKVNWVDPLKYQHTTIMGNKPEVLTVKLRYKRPQEDKSRLMQQILPYSRQHVEEAPEDFRMAAAAASFGQLLRNSAFKGTATYNEVMKLAASAKGSDTEGYRAEFVQLVKKASLLSKEQE; from the coding sequence ATGCAGAAATATCTTTCCTTACTCCTGCTGAACTGCCTGCTGGTCTTACAGGCTGCTGGCCAGCTGCGCGTGATTACCGGCAACGTGTTACGCAACGATAACAATACCGCTATCCCTAATGCGGTGGTACGGGTACAAGGCACCGATTATATGGCCGCCACCGATACCAAAGGACATTTCAGTCTGAAAGCCCCTGCCGGTGCGCTTATCCTGGAGGCGATCGCCGCCAGTTACAAAAACGCTGTGATGAATATTACAGCCACACAAAACACTGTGACATTTAAAATGCAGCCCCTTCAGGTTACCCCAAAACCAGAGCAGGAAGTGATGGTAAGCCGCGATGATAAGGCTATTATGATGGAACCTGCCAGCCCCACACCACTGGCAGGCCGTGTGGCCGGAGTGGCCGCCACACAGCATTATTACAAGCGACGCATGACCAATTCCGTCAAAATGGCCTATCCCGCTCCCCAGGGTAATTTTAATACAGAAGACTACAGCCCTATCAATGAAAATATCTTTCATGCTGTAACCGAACAGCCCCTAAGCACTTTCAGCATCGATGTGGACAGGGCTTCCTATAGTAATGTCCGCCGCTTTCTCAACCAGGGACAGATGCCTCCGGCAGATGCTGTACGGGTGGAAGAGATGATCAACTATTTTGATTATCACTACAAAGCTCCTGTCAACAATGATCCGGTATCTATCTATACTGATATGTCCATCTGTCCCTGGAATACCAGCCATCAGCTGGTACGCATAGCCCTGAAAGGCAAGCAGGTAGACGCCAGGGAGCTGCCTCCATCCAACCTGGTATTCCTGCTGGATGTGTCCGGATCAATGGATGAAGACAATAAACTGCCATTGGTGAAACGTGCCTTTGCTGCACTGGTACAACAGTTGCGGCCGCAGGACAAAGTAGCTATCGTTGTATATGCCGGCGCTGCTGGTGTGGTACTCCCTTCTACCAGTGGTCAGGATAAAAAGAAAATACTCGAAGCATTGGAATCCCTACAGGCAGGCGGCTCTACGGCCGGCGGAGAAGGTATTCAACTGGCCTATAAAATAGCCGCTGAAAACCGACATGCCAACAGCAACAATCGGGTAATACTGGCCACAGATGGTGATTTCAACGTAGGTCCTTCCAGCGATGGGGAGCTGCAACGCATCATAGAAAAAGAAAGACAGCAGGGTATCTTCCTTTCCGTACTGGGCTTTGGCATGGGCAACTATAAAGACAACAAGCTGGAACTGCTGGCTGACAAGGGCAATGGCAACTATGCCTACATCGATAATTTTGAAGAAGCACGCCGCACCTTTGTGACCGAATTTGGCGGCACCTTGTTTACCATTGCAAAAGATGTGAAGCTGCAGATTGAATTTAACCCTGCTTTCGTGCAGTCGTACCGGTTAGTAGGCTATGAAAACCGTATGTTGCAGAATGAAGATTTCAACAATGATAAAAAAGATGCCGGTGATATGGGCGTAGGCCACACAGTCACAGCTCTTTATGAGATCATTCCCGTAGCGGGCAAAGATCAGGAAGGTAAAGTAAATTGGGTAGATCCACTCAAATACCAGCATACCACAATAATGGGTAACAAACCAGAAGTGCTGACCGTGAAGCTTCGTTACAAAAGGCCACAGGAAGATAAAAGCCGACTCATGCAGCAGATACTGCCTTATAGCCGGCAGCATGTGGAAGAGGCGCCGGAAGATTTCCGGATGGCCGCTGCTGCAGCATCTTTCGGGCAACTGCTGCGTAATTCCGCCTTTAAAGGCACAGCTACTTATAACGAGGTGATGAAACTGGCTGCCAGCGCCAAAGGCAGCGACACCGAGGGTTACCGGGCAGAGTTTGTTCAGCTGGTGAAAAAAGCCAGTTTGCTTAGCAAGGAGCAGGAATAG
- a CDS encoding EI24 domain-containing protein, which yields MFSFREVLSAIQAYGKAHQFIMQHKLWKWILIPGIIYCLLFFTGFYFVWGYSGDFVEYLTRLLHITEWVQDLESSWVSFLFILVAFSVRIIFVFWYFSYFKYLFLIVASPVFSYLSEKTEAILEYREFPFSWKQLGQDIWRGIRMSFRNIVYQTAAILVLLVVSFIPVVGWITPMIGFFIEAYFYGFSMMDYSCERHKLSMAQSIQFIRQHRGMALGNGMVFYIFMLVPVLGWMLAPSYAVIAATIDLQHKKLI from the coding sequence TTGTTTTCATTCAGAGAGGTATTGTCGGCTATTCAAGCATATGGAAAGGCCCACCAGTTCATTATGCAGCATAAGTTGTGGAAGTGGATTCTGATACCCGGCATTATATACTGCTTATTGTTCTTTACGGGATTCTATTTTGTTTGGGGATATTCCGGCGATTTTGTGGAATATCTAACCCGACTGCTGCACATCACAGAATGGGTACAGGACCTGGAAAGCAGCTGGGTAAGTTTTCTTTTTATCCTCGTAGCATTTTCGGTGCGGATCATATTTGTATTCTGGTATTTCTCCTATTTCAAATACCTGTTCCTGATAGTAGCCTCCCCCGTTTTTTCGTACCTCTCTGAAAAAACAGAAGCGATCCTGGAATACCGTGAGTTCCCCTTCAGCTGGAAACAACTGGGGCAGGATATCTGGCGGGGCATCCGGATGTCATTCCGTAATATCGTATACCAGACTGCCGCTATTCTTGTTCTGCTGGTGGTTTCGTTTATTCCTGTTGTTGGCTGGATCACGCCCATGATAGGCTTTTTCATAGAAGCTTATTTTTATGGTTTCTCTATGATGGACTACAGCTGTGAACGTCACAAGCTGAGTATGGCACAGAGCATTCAGTTTATCCGCCAGCACCGGGGTATGGCCCTGGGCAACGGGATGGTGTTCTATATATTTATGCTGGTACCAGTATTAGGCTGGATGCTGGCCCCGTCTTATGCTGTCATTGCAGCCACCATAGATTTACAACATAAAAAACTGATATAA
- the upp gene encoding uracil phosphoribosyltransferase: protein MIINLSETNSLVGEWLSEIRNAEVQQDRMRFRRNMERVGEVAAYEISKTLEYVEKEVTTPMGIANCRVLKEQPVLATILRAGLALHQGLLHYFDKADHAFISAYRKHNRDGSFDISLEYVSSPSIEGQVLILSDPMLATGASLVKTIEHLEAIGKPSHIHLVVAIACTVGIEYVIRNCKANITIWAGDIDDELTAKGYIVPGLGDAGDLAFGNKLQQ, encoded by the coding sequence ATGATAATCAATTTAAGTGAAACAAATTCGCTGGTTGGAGAATGGCTAAGCGAGATCAGAAATGCGGAAGTTCAGCAGGACCGTATGCGTTTCCGTCGCAATATGGAAAGGGTGGGTGAAGTAGCCGCCTACGAAATCAGTAAGACGCTGGAATATGTGGAGAAGGAAGTGACCACGCCTATGGGTATTGCTAACTGCCGGGTATTAAAAGAACAACCGGTACTGGCTACCATCCTTAGGGCCGGACTGGCGCTCCATCAGGGTTTGCTGCATTATTTTGACAAGGCAGACCATGCCTTCATTTCGGCTTATCGTAAACATAATCGTGACGGCTCTTTTGATATCAGCCTTGAATATGTGAGCAGCCCTTCCATTGAAGGCCAGGTGCTGATCCTGTCTGATCCGATGCTGGCTACCGGCGCATCGCTGGTAAAAACCATCGAACATCTGGAAGCTATCGGTAAACCCAGTCACATTCACCTTGTAGTGGCTATCGCCTGCACAGTAGGTATCGAGTATGTGATCCGTAACTGCAAAGCCAATATCACTATCTGGGCTGGTGACATTGATGATGAACTGACCGCCAAAGGCTATATTGTACCGGGCCTCGGTGATGCCGGTGATCTGGCCTTCGGAAATAAATTGCAACAATAA
- a CDS encoding SAM-dependent methyltransferase, with protein sequence MSATGKVYLIPTVLSADALFSIPSYITTIAQELRVFYVENERTARRYLKALDRNINIDELQLLPMHENQPPDVALAKKLLLAGTDIGILSEAGCPAIADPGHLVVQAAHSIDARVIPMVGPNSILLALMASGMNGQNFQFTGYLPIKGPERGKALRQLEDESERKKQTQLFIETPYRNNLLLKDILDHCKDHTRLCIAADITGPAEYIKTKTIREWRKALPDLHKRPAIFLLYAVPA encoded by the coding sequence ATGAGTGCTACAGGCAAAGTGTACCTGATTCCGACTGTGTTGAGCGCTGACGCCCTGTTCAGCATTCCTTCCTATATCACTACCATTGCGCAGGAACTGCGTGTATTTTATGTAGAAAACGAGCGGACTGCCCGCCGTTATCTCAAAGCGCTGGATAGAAATATCAATATTGATGAACTGCAGCTGTTGCCCATGCACGAAAACCAGCCACCGGATGTGGCTCTGGCCAAAAAGCTGTTGCTGGCCGGTACAGATATCGGTATCCTTAGTGAAGCCGGATGCCCCGCCATCGCAGATCCTGGTCATCTCGTAGTACAGGCCGCCCACAGTATCGATGCCCGGGTAATACCCATGGTAGGACCCAACTCCATCCTGCTGGCCCTGATGGCCTCTGGTATGAATGGCCAGAACTTCCAGTTTACCGGCTATCTGCCTATCAAAGGGCCCGAAAGAGGAAAAGCATTACGGCAACTGGAAGACGAATCTGAAAGAAAAAAACAAACCCAGTTGTTTATAGAAACACCTTACCGCAACAACCTGCTGCTGAAGGACATTCTGGACCACTGTAAAGACCATACCCGGCTGTGTATTGCCGCTGATATCACCGGCCCGGCAGAATATATCAAAACAAAAACCATCCGGGAATGGCGAAAAGCCTTGCCGGACCTGCATAAACGGCCAGCAATATTTTTACTCTACGCTGTCCCCGCATAA
- a CDS encoding murein hydrolase activator EnvC family protein gives MRKLIPFLMAFWLLPALLYAQRGNKQSRAALENRKQELLKEIQEATRALQSTRKSTKQNLGLQKELQQKIENRNAQIRSINQEINQIDGDISNTNDNVQTLEKEVDSLRARYAQLIVYAYKTKREYDVLNFLFSATSFNDALRRYHYLRQYRENRRRQAENLLATKEQLGQKLQSLEQQRAQKAGALYSEQKVRGTLIADKKETDQTIVQLQEQEKQIQQNLEQSRAEARQVDKAIQNAIRREIEEARKRELAAAAARKRKAEAKRKAQLAAREAARKKALAAAKKAGHKPPKITVPEKDDDDDDPPVKETPKEDVLAATPEALSLSRDFEANRGRLPWPVDAGRISGRFGTSSVGKVQVEHNGIVITTSRGAAVKAIFDGEVIMVFSVPGAGYMVTLRHGKYFTNYVRLVDVRVKKGMAVKRGHVLGAAAGSAVASNGEIELQIYRNMVLQNPERWIRHR, from the coding sequence TTGAGAAAGTTGATCCCGTTTTTAATGGCTTTTTGGCTGTTACCGGCATTGCTATATGCACAGCGCGGTAACAAACAATCGCGCGCGGCACTTGAGAATCGTAAACAAGAGCTGTTGAAGGAAATTCAGGAAGCTACCCGCGCCCTGCAGTCAACGCGCAAGTCCACCAAACAAAACCTGGGACTGCAAAAGGAACTACAGCAGAAAATAGAAAACCGTAATGCTCAGATCAGAAGCATTAACCAGGAAATAAACCAGATAGATGGCGATATCAGTAATACTAACGATAACGTACAAACGCTGGAGAAAGAAGTGGATTCTTTGCGTGCCCGTTATGCGCAACTGATCGTGTACGCCTATAAAACCAAACGGGAGTACGATGTACTTAATTTCCTGTTTTCGGCCACCAGTTTTAACGATGCACTCCGCCGTTACCACTACCTGCGGCAATACCGCGAAAACAGGCGCCGTCAGGCAGAAAACCTGCTGGCCACCAAAGAACAGCTGGGACAGAAACTGCAAAGCCTGGAGCAACAGCGGGCACAGAAAGCAGGCGCATTATACTCCGAACAAAAGGTAAGAGGCACACTGATCGCCGACAAAAAAGAAACAGACCAGACGATCGTTCAACTGCAGGAGCAGGAGAAACAAATACAGCAAAACCTGGAGCAAAGCAGGGCAGAAGCCCGCCAGGTAGACAAGGCCATTCAAAATGCTATCCGCCGGGAGATAGAAGAAGCCCGCAAGAGAGAGCTGGCTGCAGCGGCAGCACGTAAACGGAAGGCAGAAGCCAAACGGAAAGCACAGCTGGCTGCCCGGGAAGCTGCCCGTAAAAAGGCATTGGCAGCCGCTAAAAAAGCAGGTCATAAACCTCCTAAAATAACCGTACCTGAAAAAGACGACGACGATGACGATCCTCCTGTAAAAGAAACGCCTAAAGAAGATGTACTGGCTGCAACGCCTGAAGCATTGTCATTGTCACGTGATTTCGAAGCTAACCGCGGAAGGCTTCCCTGGCCGGTAGATGCCGGCAGGATCTCTGGCCGCTTTGGTACCAGCTCAGTAGGAAAAGTACAGGTAGAACACAATGGTATCGTGATAACAACATCCAGAGGGGCAGCTGTAAAAGCGATCTTTGATGGAGAAGTGATAATGGTATTCAGTGTTCCGGGCGCAGGATATATGGTTACCCTGCGCCACGGAAAGTATTTTACCAACTATGTAAGGCTGGTGGATGTGCGTGTTAAAAAAGGCATGGCAGTAAAACGTGGCCACGTGTTGGGAGCAGCTGCCGGCAGTGCTGTAGCCAGCAATGGTGAAATAGAATTACAGATTTACCGTAATATGGTGCTGCAGAACCCCGAACGGTGGATACGCCATCGTTAA
- a CDS encoding PorP/SprF family type IX secretion system membrane protein — translation MKRALLFLTIFLCINSLRAQDPHFSQFFASPLTLNPAFTGLFSGDYRLSGNYRSQWRSISTPFVTGTAAIDFGILKNVISYTDIWGVGLMAVYDRSGGGALTSTYLSASTAYHKGLDPEGNHTIAIGLQGTLVQKRIDNTKLQFENQMDNNGYNPLIPSNETLVNPKISYFDPNIGILYNGLIGESSNIYLGASYYHITQPVESFMAETQNRLSYRWTIHGGGSVPVNGKDRFHTSILYMKQSTASEFTFGGAYGFTLDDVDDNPTTLFLGSWYRLKDAIIPYVGMQFKGFQVGLTYDTNVSSLRPASNARGGLEISLIYIHTRNENNKYKTLCPRF, via the coding sequence ATGAAAAGAGCTTTACTATTCTTGACCATATTCTTATGTATTAATTCTTTGCGGGCCCAGGATCCGCACTTTTCTCAGTTTTTTGCTTCTCCGCTTACGCTCAATCCGGCCTTTACAGGTTTATTTTCAGGTGATTATCGTTTATCCGGCAACTACCGCTCCCAATGGCGCAGCATCTCTACGCCCTTTGTGACTGGTACCGCTGCAATAGACTTCGGCATCCTGAAAAACGTGATTTCCTATACAGATATCTGGGGAGTAGGGCTGATGGCGGTATACGACAGAAGTGGCGGCGGAGCACTCACTTCGACCTATCTATCCGCCAGCACGGCTTATCATAAAGGTCTCGATCCGGAAGGCAACCATACCATTGCCATCGGCTTGCAAGGTACCCTGGTACAAAAACGGATAGACAACACCAAACTCCAGTTCGAAAACCAGATGGATAACAATGGCTACAATCCATTGATTCCCAGCAACGAAACACTGGTAAATCCTAAAATATCCTACTTCGATCCCAACATCGGGATTTTATATAATGGTTTGATCGGAGAATCATCCAACATCTACCTGGGTGCTTCCTATTACCATATCACCCAGCCGGTAGAATCTTTCATGGCCGAAACCCAGAACCGTCTCAGCTACCGCTGGACCATCCATGGTGGTGGTTCTGTACCGGTTAACGGGAAAGACCGTTTCCATACCAGCATTCTTTACATGAAACAAAGCACCGCTTCAGAATTCACTTTTGGCGGCGCCTATGGTTTCACACTCGATGATGTGGACGACAACCCCACTACCCTTTTCCTGGGTAGCTGGTATCGTCTGAAAGATGCGATCATCCCTTATGTAGGCATGCAATTCAAAGGCTTCCAGGTAGGGCTTACCTATGATACCAACGTATCTAGCCTGCGCCCTGCATCCAACGCCCGCGGCGGTCTGGAGATATCCCTGATTTATATCCATACCAGAAACGAGAACAACAAATACAAAACGCTTTGTCCGCGTTTCTAA
- a CDS encoding M20/M25/M40 family metallo-hydrolase, with protein sequence MRKHLLPIALTCLLPVVSMAQQQDSLVLRQMADEVLRNSTAYENLRTLTKTVGGRLAGSPQMAKAEQWGVKALKAAGADTVYLQECMVPHWVRGEKEEARIVSKLRDFVPPLNILALGNSVGTGKAGLTAPVLEVASFEDLEAKKDQVKGKIVFYNYHFKPEFVKTFLSYRDAVIYRGQGASRAAKYGAVAIILRSMTHGAYNFPHTGGMSYDSAYPKIPAVAIGLQDADRLSSRLKKDNSAQVYLRTNCQMLKDTIGHNVIGEIRGSKYPDQFITVGGHLDSWDVNEGAHDDGAGCVQSIEALRTFKAMGLKPARTIRVVLFANEENGTRGGRKYAQLAKQRNEQHVFALESDAGGFAPRGFTSTMPADKKAKLLSWKPLLEPYGFYDLDGEGGGADIGHLHQALGTPMAELYPDTQRYFDVHHAANDVFEAVNKRELELGAMGMAGLIYLVDLYF encoded by the coding sequence ATGAGAAAACACCTTTTGCCAATCGCGCTTACCTGCCTCCTGCCGGTAGTGAGCATGGCGCAACAACAGGATTCCCTTGTTTTAAGACAGATGGCCGATGAAGTACTGAGAAATAGTACTGCTTATGAAAACCTCCGTACACTGACCAAAACCGTTGGTGGCAGGCTGGCGGGTTCCCCTCAGATGGCCAAGGCAGAGCAATGGGGTGTGAAAGCCCTGAAAGCTGCCGGAGCAGACACCGTGTACCTGCAGGAATGTATGGTGCCCCACTGGGTAAGAGGTGAAAAGGAAGAAGCTCGTATCGTATCCAAGCTCCGCGATTTTGTACCACCGCTGAATATACTGGCCCTCGGTAATTCAGTAGGTACAGGCAAGGCCGGCCTTACCGCTCCGGTACTGGAAGTAGCTTCCTTTGAAGACCTGGAAGCCAAAAAAGACCAGGTGAAAGGAAAGATCGTTTTTTATAACTACCATTTTAAACCAGAGTTCGTCAAGACTTTTCTCTCTTATCGTGACGCAGTTATATACAGAGGACAGGGCGCCAGCAGGGCCGCGAAATACGGTGCCGTGGCGATAATCCTGCGTTCCATGACACATGGCGCCTATAACTTCCCTCATACCGGCGGCATGTCTTATGACAGTGCCTACCCTAAAATCCCGGCAGTTGCCATCGGATTACAGGATGCAGACCGCCTGAGCAGCCGGCTTAAAAAAGATAATTCTGCCCAGGTATACCTGCGCACCAATTGTCAGATGCTGAAGGATACCATCGGGCACAACGTGATCGGGGAAATCCGCGGTAGCAAATATCCGGATCAGTTTATCACCGTTGGCGGCCACCTCGATTCCTGGGACGTTAACGAAGGCGCACATGATGACGGCGCCGGTTGTGTACAGTCTATTGAAGCTCTACGCACTTTCAAAGCAATGGGCCTCAAACCTGCACGTACCATACGTGTAGTGCTGTTTGCCAACGAAGAAAACGGTACCCGCGGTGGTAGAAAATATGCCCAGCTGGCCAAACAAAGAAATGAACAGCATGTTTTTGCACTGGAAAGCGATGCCGGCGGTTTCGCGCCCCGTGGTTTTACCTCCACCATGCCAGCTGATAAAAAAGCAAAGCTGCTGAGCTGGAAGCCACTGCTGGAGCCTTATGGCTTCTATGACCTGGATGGCGAAGGTGGTGGTGCCGATATTGGCCATCTGCATCAGGCCCTCGGCACACCGATGGCCGAACTTTATCCGGATACACAACGTTATTTTGATGTTCATCATGCTGCCAATGATGTGTTTGAAGCTGTCAATAAACGTGAACTGGAATTGGGTGCCATGGGTATGGCCGGCCTGATTTATCTGGTAGATCTTTATTTTTGA
- the bshA gene encoding N-acetyl-alpha-D-glucosaminyl L-malate synthase BshA, whose amino-acid sequence MRIGIVCYPTYGGSGVLATELGKALADKGHMVHFITYQQPVRLNAFHANIYYHEVQVPTYPLFDFPPYESALSSTMVDVILNQKLDLLHVHYAIPHASTAYMAKQIVSKQGRVVPFITTLHGTDITLVGKDKTYAPVVTFSINESDAITAVSENLRDETYKYFQIEKDISVIYNFVDTQRFRRREMPHFRNAIAPNGEKILLHVSNFRKVKRVPDVVKVFAKVREKIPAKLLLVGDGPDRPSIECLCRDLGICEDVRFVGKQEQLEDVMSISDLFLLPSDYESFGLAALEAMAAQVPVISSNAGGLPEINIPGQTGYMSDVGDVDGMAANALKLLQDDELLAKVRKGALTQALRFHIDNIIPQYEALYEQVLQQQALQQAQLH is encoded by the coding sequence ATGCGTATAGGAATTGTATGTTATCCTACATACGGTGGTAGTGGAGTATTGGCAACCGAGCTGGGCAAGGCCCTGGCAGACAAAGGCCACATGGTACATTTTATTACGTACCAGCAACCGGTAAGGCTCAATGCATTTCACGCCAACATATATTACCACGAGGTACAGGTCCCTACCTATCCTCTCTTCGATTTTCCGCCTTATGAATCTGCCCTCAGCAGCACCATGGTGGATGTAATCCTTAATCAGAAACTGGACCTGCTCCACGTGCACTATGCGATCCCACACGCCTCCACGGCATATATGGCCAAACAGATCGTCAGCAAACAAGGCAGGGTGGTGCCATTTATCACCACACTTCACGGTACCGATATTACACTGGTAGGTAAAGACAAGACCTACGCGCCGGTGGTAACTTTCTCTATCAACGAGTCTGATGCCATCACAGCCGTGTCTGAAAACCTCCGGGACGAGACCTACAAGTATTTCCAGATAGAAAAAGACATCTCAGTGATCTACAACTTTGTGGACACACAACGCTTCCGTCGCCGCGAGATGCCTCATTTCCGCAATGCCATCGCTCCCAATGGCGAAAAGATATTACTCCATGTGTCCAATTTCCGTAAGGTAAAAAGGGTGCCAGATGTAGTAAAGGTTTTTGCTAAAGTGAGAGAAAAGATACCTGCCAAATTACTGCTGGTGGGAGATGGACCCGACAGACCCTCCATCGAATGCCTTTGCCGTGACCTGGGTATTTGTGAAGATGTAAGATTTGTGGGTAAACAGGAACAGTTGGAAGATGTAATGTCGATCAGCGACCTCTTCCTGTTGCCATCTGACTATGAAAGTTTTGGTCTGGCTGCCCTCGAAGCGATGGCTGCCCAGGTACCAGTTATTTCCTCCAACGCCGGCGGTCTTCCGGAAATCAATATTCCAGGTCAGACCGGTTATATGAGTGATGTTGGAGATGTAGACGGTATGGCTGCCAATGCATTAAAACTACTGCAGGATGATGAACTGCTGGCTAAAGTCCGCAAGGGAGCATTGACACAGGCACTGCGTTTTCATATCGACAACATTATCCCGCAGTACGAGGCATTGTACGAGCAGGTGTTACAGCAACAGGCACTGCAGCAGGCACAGTTGCATTAA